A single Ctenopharyngodon idella isolate HZGC_01 chromosome 22, HZGC01, whole genome shotgun sequence DNA region contains:
- the ftr92 gene encoding tripartite motif-containing protein 29 isoform X3 has product MAEKDPIVCSICLQDLQENSCPQCKHNSSCRTDPDESLASVAERLERTGLQTDTAENGQAEDVECDSCTGIKEKAVKTCLVCLASYCETHLKMHNDLSAGKAHLLVEVTRQLQGKMCTEHHKLLEVYCRTDRQCVCYLCMLDMNHKGHDMVLVATERAEEQRQLEKSKQMVTDRETELKEIQKAAGILRNLTQATEEEGDRLFTELLSFIQRSHTEMIALVQTQMTTELDRIQGHSEGLEQEISELRRKQSELEQLSHTDDHIHFLQ; this is encoded by the exons ATGGCAGAGAAGGACCCAATTGTGTGCTCAATTTGCCTCCAGGACCTGCAGGAAAACAGCTGCCCTCAGTGTAAACACAACTCCTCATGCAGGACAGATCCGGATGAATCCTTAGCTTCGGTTGCAGAGCGACTAGAGAGGACAGGACTTCAGACGGACACAGCTGAGAATGGCCAAGCTGAAGATGTGGAGTGCGACTCCTGCACTGGTATCAAGGAAAAAGCCGTCAAGACTTGTCTGGTGTGTTTGGCGTCTTACTGTGAAACTCACCTCAAGATGCACAACGACCTGAGTGCAGGGAAAGCACACTTACTGGTGGAGGTCACCAGACAACTCCAGGGAAAGATGTGCACCGAGCATCATAAGCTCCTTGAGGTTTACTGCCGCACTGACCGTCAGTGTGTCTGCTACCTTTGCATGCTGGACATGAACCACAAAGGACATGACATGGTCTTGGTCGCTACAGAACGAGCAGAGGAACAG AGGCAGCTGGAAAAGTCCAAGCAGATGGTTACGGATCGAGAGACTGAGCTGAAGGAAATCCAAAAGGCTGCAGGTATCCTCAGG AATCTGACTCAAGCCACAGAGGAAGAAGGTGACCGGCTCTTTACCGAACTGCTTAGCTTTATACAGAGAAGCCACACGGAGATGATTGCGCTGGTCCAAACTCAGATGACCACAGAGTTGGACCGAATTCAGGGACATTCGGAAGGTCTGGAACAGGAGATCTCTGAGCTGAGGAGGAAACAGtctgagctggagcagctttcacaTACTGATGATCACATCCATTTCCTCCAG
- the ftr92 gene encoding tripartite motif-containing protein 29 isoform X2: protein MAEKDPIVCSICLQDLQENSCPQCKHNSSCRTDPDESLASVAERLERTGLQTDTAENGQAEDVECDSCTGIKEKAVKTCLVCLASYCETHLKMHNDLSAGKAHLLVEVTRQLQGKMCTEHHKLLEVYCRTDRQCVCYLCMLDMNHKGHDMVLVATERAEEQRQLEKSKQMVTDRETELKEIQKAAGILRNLTQATEEEGDRLFTELLSFIQRSHTEMIALVQTQMTTELDRIQGHSEGLEQEISELRRKQSELEQLSHTDDHIHFLQVTQECPILLQEGHCPAKFSSNPNKTRLNEGNQGLQDY, encoded by the exons ATGGCAGAGAAGGACCCAATTGTGTGCTCAATTTGCCTCCAGGACCTGCAGGAAAACAGCTGCCCTCAGTGTAAACACAACTCCTCATGCAGGACAGATCCGGATGAATCCTTAGCTTCGGTTGCAGAGCGACTAGAGAGGACAGGACTTCAGACGGACACAGCTGAGAATGGCCAAGCTGAAGATGTGGAGTGCGACTCCTGCACTGGTATCAAGGAAAAAGCCGTCAAGACTTGTCTGGTGTGTTTGGCGTCTTACTGTGAAACTCACCTCAAGATGCACAACGACCTGAGTGCAGGGAAAGCACACTTACTGGTGGAGGTCACCAGACAACTCCAGGGAAAGATGTGCACCGAGCATCATAAGCTCCTTGAGGTTTACTGCCGCACTGACCGTCAGTGTGTCTGCTACCTTTGCATGCTGGACATGAACCACAAAGGACATGACATGGTCTTGGTCGCTACAGAACGAGCAGAGGAACAG AGGCAGCTGGAAAAGTCCAAGCAGATGGTTACGGATCGAGAGACTGAGCTGAAGGAAATCCAAAAGGCTGCAGGTATCCTCAGG AATCTGACTCAAGCCACAGAGGAAGAAGGTGACCGGCTCTTTACCGAACTGCTTAGCTTTATACAGAGAAGCCACACGGAGATGATTGCGCTGGTCCAAACTCAGATGACCACAGAGTTGGACCGAATTCAGGGACATTCGGAAGGTCTGGAACAGGAGATCTCTGAGCTGAGGAGGAAACAGtctgagctggagcagctttcacaTACTGATGATCACATCCATTTCCTCCAGGTAACACAggagtgtccaatcctgctccaggagggccactgtcctgcaaagtttagctccaaccccaataaAACTCGCTTGAACGAAggtaatcaaggtcttcaggattactag